A window of the Henckelia pumila isolate YLH828 chromosome 3, ASM3356847v2, whole genome shotgun sequence genome harbors these coding sequences:
- the LOC140890578 gene encoding probable E3 ubiquitin-protein ligase LOG2, translating to MGNIGSSGVHGRRRNSGRRTHPPPPSPQDPQSDITANRYVFAAATPYPPQQYPNPNAPPYYQYPGYYPPPPPVPLLAPYDHHHPAAHANWVPPRYPYGPVMHPPAQPYVEHQKAVTIRNDVNLKKETLRIEPDEVNPGKFLVAFTFDAEVAGSIIIIFFAKEGEDCCLTPTKETLHPPITVDFQQGLAQKFKQPSGTGIDLAMFEEKELSKDSDLDIYPLAIKAEALPDNHSGNSDSRSINSQITEAVFAKDKDRYRVRVVKQLLWVNGTRYELQEIYGIGNSVEDEFDGNDPGKECVICLSEPRDTTVLPCRHMCMCRECAKVLRFQTNRCPICRQPVERLLEIKVSNGTDE from the exons ATGGGTAATATTGGGAGCAGCGGGGTGCACGGGAGGAGGAGAAATTCGGGCCGGCGAACCCATCCTCCGCCGCCATCGCCGCAGGATCCGCAATCGGATATCACGGCCAACCGGTATGTTTTTGCGGCGGCGACGCCTTACCCTCCACAGCAATACCCTAATCCGAACGCCCCGCCTTACTACCAATACCCGGGGTACTACCCTCCGCCGCCGCCGGTTCCTCTGCTTGCACCGTACGACCACCACCACCCGGCGGCGCACGCCAATTGGGTTCCCCCGAGGTACCCATATGGGCCCGTGATGCATCCTCCGGCGCAACCGTACGTGGAGCATCAGAAAGCTGTCACGATTCGTAACGATGTTAATCTGAAGAAGGAAACCTTAAGAATCGAGCCCGACGAGGTGAACCCAGGAAAGTTTCTCGTCGCATTTACATTCGACGCCGAGGTTGCCGGAAG CATCATCATAATTTTCTTCGCCAAGGAGGGTGAAGATTGCTGCTTGACTCCAACGAAAGAAACCTTGCACCCACCCATCACCGTGGATTTTCAACAAGGTTTGGCCCAGAAGTTTAAACAGCCATCTGGAACCGGAATTGACCTTGCAATGTTTGAGGAGAAGGAACTGTCCAAAGATAGTGACTTGGACATATATCCTCTGGCTATTAAGGCAGAGGCATTGCCGGATAACCACAGCGGAAATTCTGACAGCAGATCAATAAATTCCCAGATAACTGAAGCCGTTTTTGCAAAGGATAAAGACAGATATCGGGTTAGGGTGGTAAAGCAACTATTGTGGGTGAATGGCACGAGGTATGAGTTACAGGAGATTTATGGGATTGGAAATTCGGTTGAGGATGAATTTGACGGAAATGATCCCGGAAAAGAATGTGTTATATGTCTTTCAGAACCTCGAGACACTACTGTCCTTCCTTGTAGACATATG TGTATGTGCAGGGAATGTGCAAAAGTTTTGAGGTTCCAAACAAACCGGTGCCCCATTTGCAGACAGCCCGTCGAGCGTCTACTGGAGATCAAGGTCAGCAACGGGACTGATGAATAA